The following nucleotide sequence is from Candidatus Aminicenantes bacterium.
TCGGCGTATATATTTTTCAAGGCCCTTTTCCTTTTCGGCATCCCGGTGACCGGGCTGTTCATCGGCATCAGCAAGCCCAACATGTTCTCGCCGTTGAACATCAAGGAGTTTTTCAGGGGCAGCAGCGCCTTTACCCAATCCTATCTGCTCGATACCAGCGCCATCATCGACGGCAGGATAGTCGCCATCGCCATTTCCGGGTTTGTCGAAGGCGAATTGATCATCACCCAGTTCGTCCTGGCCGAACTGCAGTTCATCGCCGATTCCGTGGACGCCAACAAGAAAATCAGGGGCAAGAGGGGACTGGACGTGATCGAGCAGCTGCAGCAGAATAAGGAGATTTCGGTGACGATCCTGAACAAGAATGTCCCGGGAGTAAAGGAGGTCGACCAGAAACTCGTTTTGTTGGCCAAGGAGCATAATTTCAAGATCATCACCAATGACGTCAACCTGAGCAAAATCGCCAAGCTGCAGGATGTGAAGGTGTTGAATGTCAATGAGCTGGCCTTTGCCCTCAAGCCGATTGTCTATCCCGGGGAAAAAATACTGACCCGGATTACCAAGGAAGGCAAGGAGAAAAAGCAGGGCTTGGCCTACCTCGAGGATGGGACCATGGTGGTGGTCGATGACGCCAAAACCGACATCGGCCGCGAGGTCGAAATCGAGGTGACCTCGGTGCTGCAGTCGACTTCGGGAAAAATCATCTTCGGCAAAAAAACGTCATGATCAAGCTCAGGACGGGCATCGGCTACGATATCCACCGGCTCAAGGCAGGGAACGGCCTTTTTATCGGCGGCGTCAAGATCTCCGGCTCGCTCATGGCCGAAGCCCATTCCGACGGCGACGTGTTGATCCATTCCCTGATCGATGCCCTGCTGGGAGCGATGGGCCAGCCAGATATCGGCGAGCTGTTTC
It contains:
- a CDS encoding TRAM domain-containing protein, translated to MFILIYKLIFIGIFALIGYTYPPFQGTSQLLGAVLGAALASFLALLVFKIKKTELKHIWSASLGLLGGVAVGWIMFQLFNLIAMSFSAYIFFKALFLFGIPVTGLFIGISKPNMFSPLNIKEFFRGSSAFTQSYLLDTSAIIDGRIVAIAISGFVEGELIITQFVLAELQFIADSVDANKKIRGKRGLDVIEQLQQNKEISVTILNKNVPGVKEVDQKLVLLAKEHNFKIITNDVNLSKIAKLQDVKVLNVNELAFALKPIVYPGEKILTRITKEGKEKKQGLAYLEDGTMVVVDDAKTDIGREVEIEVTSVLQSTSGKIIFGKKTS